A genomic stretch from Falco naumanni isolate bFalNau1 chromosome 4, bFalNau1.pat, whole genome shotgun sequence includes:
- the BRPF1 gene encoding peregrin isoform X5 yields the protein MGVDFDVKTFCHNLRATKPPYECPVGTCRKIYKSYSGIEYHLYHYDHDNPPPPQHTPLRKHKKKGRQARAADKQSPSPSETSQSPGREVMTYAQAQRMVEVDLHGRVHRISIFDNLDVVSEDEEVPEEVPENGSNKENTETQSVPPKSGKHKNKEKRKDSNHHHHNASAGTTPKLPEVVYRELEQDTPDAPPRPTSYYRYIEKSAEELDEEVEYDMDEEDYIWLDIMNERRKTEGVSPIPQEIFEYLMDRLEKESYFESHNKGDPNALVDEDAVCCICNDGECQNSNVILFCDMCNLAVHQECYGVPYIPEGQWLCRRCLQSPSRAVDCALCPNKGGAFKQTDDGRWAHVVCALWIPEVCFANTVFLEPIDSIEHIPPARWKLTCYICKQRGSGACIQCHKANCYTAFHVTCAQQAGLYMKMEPVRETGANGTSFSVRKTAYCDIHTPPGSVRRLPALSHSEGEEEDEEEEEEGKGWSSEKVKKAKAKSRIKMKKARKILAEKRAAAPVVSVPCIPPHRLSKITNRLTIQRKSQFMQRLHSYWTLKRQSRNGVPLLRRLQTHLQSQRNCDQRDTEDKNWALKEQLKSWQRLRHDLERARLLVELIRKREKLKRETIKVQQVALEMQLTPFLILLRKTLEQLQEKDTGNIFSEPVPLSEVPDYLDHIKKPMDFQTMKQNLEAYRYLNFDDFEEDFNLIINNCLKYNAKDTIFYRAAIRLREQGGAVLRQARRQAEKMGIDFETGMHFPHCVTVEEAQVQDIEDDVRLLLSENQKHLPLEEQLKILLERLDEVSAGKQSIGRSRRAKMIKKEITVLRRKLAHPRDLGRDGLERHGSSARGVLQSHNPCEKDLQTDSAAEESSSQETGKGLGPNSSSTPAHEVGRRTSVLFSKKNPKTAGPPKRPGRPPKNRDSQIAPGHGNSPVGPPQLPIMGSSQRQRKRGRSPRPSSSSDSDSDKSTEDAPMDLPANGFSSGNQPVKKSFLVYRNDCNLPRSSSDSESSSSSSSSAASDRTSTTPSKQGRGKPSFSRVNFPEDSSEDTSGTENESYSVGTGRGVGHGMVRKGMGRGTGWLSEDEDSSLDALDLVWAKCRGYPSYPALIIDPKMPREGMFHHGVPIPVPPLEVLKLGEQMTQEAREHLYLVLFFDNKRTWWPPAPRRQWLPRTKLVPLGVNQDLDKEKMLEGRKSNIRKSVQIAYHRAMQHRNKVQGEQSSDSSESD from the exons ATGGGCGTAGACTTCGACGTGAAGACCTTCTGCCACAACCTGCGGGCCACCAAGCCCCCCTACGAGTGTCCGGTGGGCACCTGCCGCAAGATCTACAAGAGCTACAGCGGGATCGAGTACCACCTCTACCACTATGACCACGAcaacccccccccgccccagcacaCTCCCCTGCGCAAGCACAAGAAGAAGGGGCGCCAGGCCCGCGCCGCTGACAAGCAGTCGCCCAGCCCCTCCGAGACCTCCCAGTCGCCGGGCCGCGAGGTGATGACCTACGCCCAGGCCCAGCGCATGGTGGAGGTGGACCTGCACGGCCGCGTCCATCGCATCAGCATCTTCGATAACCTCGATGTGGTGTCCGAGGACGAGGAAGTTCCCGAGGAGGTGCCTGAGAATGGGAGCAATAAGGAGAACACGGAGACCCAGAGCGTCCCACCCAAATCCGGCAAGCACAAGAACAAGGAGAAGCGCAAGGACTCCAACCACCATCACCACAACGCTTCGGCTGGCACCACCCCCAAGCTCCCCGAGGTGGTGTACCgagagctggagcaggacaCCCCCGATGCCCCACCTCGCCCCACCTCATACTACAG GTACATCGAGAAGTCGGCAGAGGAGCTAGATGAGGAGGTGGAGTACGACATGGATGAGGAAGATTACATCTGGCTGGACATCATGAATGAGCGGCGGAAGACCGAAGGCGTGAGTCCCATTCCCCAGGAGATATTTGAGTATCTGATGGACCGGCTAGAGAAGGAGTCCTACTTTGAGAGCCACAACAAAGGGGATCCAAATGCCTTGGTGGATGAGGATGCCGTCTGTTGCATTTGCAACGATGGGGAATGTCAGAACAGTAATGTCATCCTCTTCTGCGACATGTGCAACCTGGCTGTGCACCAGGAGTGCTACGGGGTGCCCTACATCCCGGAGGGACAGTGGCTATGCAGACGGTGCCTGCAGTCACCCTCACGAGCTGTGGACTGCGCCCTCTGCCCAAACAAGGGGGGGGCCTTCAAGCAGACAGATGATGGGCGCTGGGCACACGTGGTCTGTGCCCTCTGGATCCCAGAGGTGTGCTTTGCAAACACCGTCTTCCTGGAGCCCATCGACAGCATCGAGCACATCCCGCCCGCGCGCTGGAAGCTGACCTGTTACATTTGCAAGCAGCGCGGCTCTGGGGCTTGCATCCAGTGTCACAAAGCCAACTGCTACACTGCCTTCCATGTCACCTGCGCCCAGCAGGCCGGGCTCTACATGAAGATGGAGCCTGTCCGTGAGACGGGAGCCAATGGTACCTCCTTCAGTGTGCGCAAAACTGCCTACTGTGACATCCACACACCGCCGGGCTCTGTGCGCAGGCTTCCTGCCCTCTCTCACAgtgagggggaagaggaggacgaggaggaggaggaggaagggaagggctgGAGCTCTGAGAAAGTCAAAAAAGCGAAGGCCAAGTCTAGGATCAAGATGAAGAAGGCACGGAAGATCCTGGCAGAGAAACGAGCCGCAGCGCCTGTGGTTTCTGTGCCCTGCATCCCTCCGCACAG GCTCAGTAAGATTACAAACCGTTTAACCATCCAGAGGAAGAGCCAGTTCATGCAGAGGCTGCACAGCTACTGGACTCTGAAGAGGCAGTCCCGCAACGGTGTCCCTTTGCTCCGCCGCCTTCAGACACACTTGCAGTCACAAAGAAACTGTGACCAG AGAGATACTGAGGATAAGAACTGGGCCctgaaggagcagctgaagTCATGGCAGCGCCTCCGCCATGACCTAGAGCGTGCACGCTTGCTGGTGGAGCTGATACGCAAGCGAGAGAAGCTCAAGAGAGAGACG ATCAAAGTGCAGCAGGTGGCACTGGAAATGCAGCTGACCCCCTTCCTTATCCTCCTCCGCAAGACGcttgagcagctgcaggagaaagaCACAGGCAACATCTTCAGCGAGCCGGTCCCTCTGTCTGAG GTCCCAGACTACCTGGATCACATCAAGAAGCCAATGGATTTTCagacaatgaaacaaaacctggaAGCCTATCGCTATCTGAATTTCGACGACTTTGAGGAGGATTTCAACCTGATTATCAACAACTGTTTGAAATACAATGCCAAAGACACAATCTTCTACCGGGCAGCCATCCGTCTGCGGGAGCAGGGAGGCGCCGTTCTCCGGCAGGCTCGCCGGCAGGCGGAGAAGATGGGCATTGACTTTGAGACAGGCATGCACTTCCCCCACTGTGTAACGGTGGAAGAGGCTCAGGTCCAAGACATCGAGGACG ATGTGCGGCTGCTGCTCTCGGAGAATCAGAAGCACCTGCCTTTGGAGGAGCAGCTAAAGATCCTGCTGGAGCGACTGGATGAGGTCAGTGCTGGCAAGCAGAGCATAGGACGGTCCCGCCGGGCCAAGATGATCAAGAAGGAGATCACAGTCCTACGGCGGAAGCTCGCTCACCCGCGGGACCTGGGCCGAGATGGGCTGGAGCGGCACGGCTCCTCTGCCAGGGGAGTCCTGCAGTCACACAACCCCTGCGAGAAGGACCTGCAGACAGACAGTGCTGCagaagagagcagcagccaggagactGGCAAAG GTCTGGGTCCCAATTCTTCTTCCACCCCAGCACATGAAGTTGGCAGGAGGACATCAGTGCTCTTCTCCAAGAAGAACCCTAAAACTGCAGGCCCTCCAAAACGTCCAGGACGCCCCCCGAAGAATCGAGACAGCCAGATCGCTCCTGGGCATGGGAACAGCCCCGTTGGGCCCCCCCAGCTCCCGATAATGGGGTCCTCACAGCGACAGAGAAAGCGAGGCCGAAGCCCAcgccccagctccagctctgacAGTGACAGTGATAAATCCACTGAAGATGCTCCCATGG ACCTGCCAGCCAACGGTTTTAGCAGCGGGAACCAGCCAGTGAAGAAGAGCTTCCTGGTGTACCGCAACGACTGCAATCTTCCCCGGAGCAGCTCCGACTCGgagtccagcagcagcagcagcagcagtgctgcttcagACCGTACCAG CACAACGCCCTCcaagcagggcagagggaaacCCTCCTTCTCCCGAGTGAACTTCCCAGAGGACAGCAGCGAGGACACATCTGGGACAGAGAATGAGTCCTACTCCGTGGGCACAGGGCGAGGCGTGGGGCATGGCA TGGTGCGCAAGGGCATGGGGCGTGGCACGGGGTGGCTGTCTGAGGATGAGGATTCCTCCCTGGATGCCCTGGACCTGGTGTGGGCCAAGTGCCGGGGGTATCCCTCCTACCCAGCACTG ATCATCGACCCCAAGATGCCGCGGGAAGGCATGTTCCACCAtggtgtccccatccccgtgCCCCCCTTGGAGGTGCTGAAGCTGGGGGAGCAGATGACTCAGGAAGCACGCGAGCACCTCTACCTTGTCCTCTTCTTCGACAACAAGCGCACTTG GtggccccccgctccccgcaggCAGTGGTTGCCCCGGACAAAGCTGGTGCCGCTGGGGGTGAACCAGGACCTGGACAAGGAGAAGATGCTGGAGGGCCGCAAGTCCAACATCCGCAAGTCGGTGCAGATCGCCTACCACCGCGCCATGCAGCACCGCAACAAGGTGCAGGGCGAGCAGAGCAGCGACTCCAGCGAGAGCGACTGA
- the BRPF1 gene encoding peregrin isoform X1, with the protein MGVDFDVKTFCHNLRATKPPYECPVGTCRKIYKSYSGIEYHLYHYDHDNPPPPQHTPLRKHKKKGRQARAADKQSPSPSETSQSPGREVMTYAQAQRMVEVDLHGRVHRISIFDNLDVVSEDEEVPEEVPENGSNKENTETQSVPPKSGKHKNKEKRKDSNHHHHNASAGTTPKLPEVVYRELEQDTPDAPPRPTSYYRYIEKSAEELDEEVEYDMDEEDYIWLDIMNERRKTEGVSPIPQEIFEYLMDRLEKESYFESHNKGDPNALVDEDAVCCICNDGECQNSNVILFCDMCNLAVHQECYGVPYIPEGQWLCRRCLQSPSRAVDCALCPNKGGAFKQTDDGRWAHVVCALWIPEVCFANTVFLEPIDSIEHIPPARWKLTCYICKQRGSGACIQCHKANCYTAFHVTCAQQAGLYMKMEPVRETGANGTSFSVRKTAYCDIHTPPGSVRRLPALSHSEGEEEDEEEEEEGKGWSSEKVKKAKAKSRIKMKKARKILAEKRAAAPVVSVPCIPPHRLSKITNRLTIQRKSQFMQRLHSYWTLKRQSRNGVPLLRRLQTHLQSQRNCDQRDTEDKNWALKEQLKSWQRLRHDLERARLLVELIRKREKLKRETIKVQQVALEMQLTPFLILLRKTLEQLQEKDTGNIFSEPVPLSEVTEIYEVPDYLDHIKKPMDFQTMKQNLEAYRYLNFDDFEEDFNLIINNCLKYNAKDTIFYRAAIRLREQGGAVLRQARRQAEKMGIDFETGMHFPHCVTVEEAQVQDIEDEDVRLLLSENQKHLPLEEQLKILLERLDEVSAGKQSIGRSRRAKMIKKEITVLRRKLAHPRDLGRDGLERHGSSARGVLQSHNPCEKDLQTDSAAEESSSQETGKGLGPNSSSTPAHEVGRRTSVLFSKKNPKTAGPPKRPGRPPKNRDSQIAPGHGNSPVGPPQLPIMGSSQRQRKRGRSPRPSSSSDSDSDKSTEDAPMDLPANGFSSGNQPVKKSFLVYRNDCNLPRSSSDSESSSSSSSSAASDRTSTTPSKQGRGKPSFSRVNFPEDSSEDTSGTENESYSVGTGRGVGHGMVRKGMGRGTGWLSEDEDSSLDALDLVWAKCRGYPSYPALIIDPKMPREGMFHHGVPIPVPPLEVLKLGEQMTQEAREHLYLVLFFDNKRTWWPPAPRRQWLPRTKLVPLGVNQDLDKEKMLEGRKSNIRKSVQIAYHRAMQHRNKVQGEQSSDSSESD; encoded by the exons ATGGGCGTAGACTTCGACGTGAAGACCTTCTGCCACAACCTGCGGGCCACCAAGCCCCCCTACGAGTGTCCGGTGGGCACCTGCCGCAAGATCTACAAGAGCTACAGCGGGATCGAGTACCACCTCTACCACTATGACCACGAcaacccccccccgccccagcacaCTCCCCTGCGCAAGCACAAGAAGAAGGGGCGCCAGGCCCGCGCCGCTGACAAGCAGTCGCCCAGCCCCTCCGAGACCTCCCAGTCGCCGGGCCGCGAGGTGATGACCTACGCCCAGGCCCAGCGCATGGTGGAGGTGGACCTGCACGGCCGCGTCCATCGCATCAGCATCTTCGATAACCTCGATGTGGTGTCCGAGGACGAGGAAGTTCCCGAGGAGGTGCCTGAGAATGGGAGCAATAAGGAGAACACGGAGACCCAGAGCGTCCCACCCAAATCCGGCAAGCACAAGAACAAGGAGAAGCGCAAGGACTCCAACCACCATCACCACAACGCTTCGGCTGGCACCACCCCCAAGCTCCCCGAGGTGGTGTACCgagagctggagcaggacaCCCCCGATGCCCCACCTCGCCCCACCTCATACTACAG GTACATCGAGAAGTCGGCAGAGGAGCTAGATGAGGAGGTGGAGTACGACATGGATGAGGAAGATTACATCTGGCTGGACATCATGAATGAGCGGCGGAAGACCGAAGGCGTGAGTCCCATTCCCCAGGAGATATTTGAGTATCTGATGGACCGGCTAGAGAAGGAGTCCTACTTTGAGAGCCACAACAAAGGGGATCCAAATGCCTTGGTGGATGAGGATGCCGTCTGTTGCATTTGCAACGATGGGGAATGTCAGAACAGTAATGTCATCCTCTTCTGCGACATGTGCAACCTGGCTGTGCACCAGGAGTGCTACGGGGTGCCCTACATCCCGGAGGGACAGTGGCTATGCAGACGGTGCCTGCAGTCACCCTCACGAGCTGTGGACTGCGCCCTCTGCCCAAACAAGGGGGGGGCCTTCAAGCAGACAGATGATGGGCGCTGGGCACACGTGGTCTGTGCCCTCTGGATCCCAGAGGTGTGCTTTGCAAACACCGTCTTCCTGGAGCCCATCGACAGCATCGAGCACATCCCGCCCGCGCGCTGGAAGCTGACCTGTTACATTTGCAAGCAGCGCGGCTCTGGGGCTTGCATCCAGTGTCACAAAGCCAACTGCTACACTGCCTTCCATGTCACCTGCGCCCAGCAGGCCGGGCTCTACATGAAGATGGAGCCTGTCCGTGAGACGGGAGCCAATGGTACCTCCTTCAGTGTGCGCAAAACTGCCTACTGTGACATCCACACACCGCCGGGCTCTGTGCGCAGGCTTCCTGCCCTCTCTCACAgtgagggggaagaggaggacgaggaggaggaggaggaagggaagggctgGAGCTCTGAGAAAGTCAAAAAAGCGAAGGCCAAGTCTAGGATCAAGATGAAGAAGGCACGGAAGATCCTGGCAGAGAAACGAGCCGCAGCGCCTGTGGTTTCTGTGCCCTGCATCCCTCCGCACAG GCTCAGTAAGATTACAAACCGTTTAACCATCCAGAGGAAGAGCCAGTTCATGCAGAGGCTGCACAGCTACTGGACTCTGAAGAGGCAGTCCCGCAACGGTGTCCCTTTGCTCCGCCGCCTTCAGACACACTTGCAGTCACAAAGAAACTGTGACCAG AGAGATACTGAGGATAAGAACTGGGCCctgaaggagcagctgaagTCATGGCAGCGCCTCCGCCATGACCTAGAGCGTGCACGCTTGCTGGTGGAGCTGATACGCAAGCGAGAGAAGCTCAAGAGAGAGACG ATCAAAGTGCAGCAGGTGGCACTGGAAATGCAGCTGACCCCCTTCCTTATCCTCCTCCGCAAGACGcttgagcagctgcaggagaaagaCACAGGCAACATCTTCAGCGAGCCGGTCCCTCTGTCTGAGGTAACAGAAATCTACGAA GTCCCAGACTACCTGGATCACATCAAGAAGCCAATGGATTTTCagacaatgaaacaaaacctggaAGCCTATCGCTATCTGAATTTCGACGACTTTGAGGAGGATTTCAACCTGATTATCAACAACTGTTTGAAATACAATGCCAAAGACACAATCTTCTACCGGGCAGCCATCCGTCTGCGGGAGCAGGGAGGCGCCGTTCTCCGGCAGGCTCGCCGGCAGGCGGAGAAGATGGGCATTGACTTTGAGACAGGCATGCACTTCCCCCACTGTGTAACGGTGGAAGAGGCTCAGGTCCAAGACATCGAGGACG AAGATGTGCGGCTGCTGCTCTCGGAGAATCAGAAGCACCTGCCTTTGGAGGAGCAGCTAAAGATCCTGCTGGAGCGACTGGATGAGGTCAGTGCTGGCAAGCAGAGCATAGGACGGTCCCGCCGGGCCAAGATGATCAAGAAGGAGATCACAGTCCTACGGCGGAAGCTCGCTCACCCGCGGGACCTGGGCCGAGATGGGCTGGAGCGGCACGGCTCCTCTGCCAGGGGAGTCCTGCAGTCACACAACCCCTGCGAGAAGGACCTGCAGACAGACAGTGCTGCagaagagagcagcagccaggagactGGCAAAG GTCTGGGTCCCAATTCTTCTTCCACCCCAGCACATGAAGTTGGCAGGAGGACATCAGTGCTCTTCTCCAAGAAGAACCCTAAAACTGCAGGCCCTCCAAAACGTCCAGGACGCCCCCCGAAGAATCGAGACAGCCAGATCGCTCCTGGGCATGGGAACAGCCCCGTTGGGCCCCCCCAGCTCCCGATAATGGGGTCCTCACAGCGACAGAGAAAGCGAGGCCGAAGCCCAcgccccagctccagctctgacAGTGACAGTGATAAATCCACTGAAGATGCTCCCATGG ACCTGCCAGCCAACGGTTTTAGCAGCGGGAACCAGCCAGTGAAGAAGAGCTTCCTGGTGTACCGCAACGACTGCAATCTTCCCCGGAGCAGCTCCGACTCGgagtccagcagcagcagcagcagcagtgctgcttcagACCGTACCAG CACAACGCCCTCcaagcagggcagagggaaacCCTCCTTCTCCCGAGTGAACTTCCCAGAGGACAGCAGCGAGGACACATCTGGGACAGAGAATGAGTCCTACTCCGTGGGCACAGGGCGAGGCGTGGGGCATGGCA TGGTGCGCAAGGGCATGGGGCGTGGCACGGGGTGGCTGTCTGAGGATGAGGATTCCTCCCTGGATGCCCTGGACCTGGTGTGGGCCAAGTGCCGGGGGTATCCCTCCTACCCAGCACTG ATCATCGACCCCAAGATGCCGCGGGAAGGCATGTTCCACCAtggtgtccccatccccgtgCCCCCCTTGGAGGTGCTGAAGCTGGGGGAGCAGATGACTCAGGAAGCACGCGAGCACCTCTACCTTGTCCTCTTCTTCGACAACAAGCGCACTTG GtggccccccgctccccgcaggCAGTGGTTGCCCCGGACAAAGCTGGTGCCGCTGGGGGTGAACCAGGACCTGGACAAGGAGAAGATGCTGGAGGGCCGCAAGTCCAACATCCGCAAGTCGGTGCAGATCGCCTACCACCGCGCCATGCAGCACCGCAACAAGGTGCAGGGCGAGCAGAGCAGCGACTCCAGCGAGAGCGACTGA
- the BRPF1 gene encoding peregrin isoform X8, with product MGVDFDVKTFCHNLRATKPPYECPVGTCRKIYKSYSGIEYHLYHYDHDNPPPPQHTPLRKHKKKGRQARAADKQSPSPSETSQSPGREVMTYAQAQRMVEVDLHGRVHRISIFDNLDVVSEDEEVPEEVPENGSNKENTETQSVPPKSGKHKNKEKRKDSNHHHHNASAGTTPKLPEVVYRELEQDTPDAPPRPTSYYRYIEKSAEELDEEVEYDMDEEDYIWLDIMNERRKTEGVSPIPQEIFEYLMDRLEKESYFESHNKGDPNALVDEDAVCCICNDGECQNSNVILFCDMCNLAVHQECYGVPYIPEGQWLCRRCLQSPSRAVDCALCPNKGGAFKQTDDGRWAHVVCALWIPEVCFANTVFLEPIDSIEHIPPARWKLTCYICKQRGSGACIQCHKANCYTAFHVTCAQQAGLYMKMEPVRETGANGTSFSVRKTAYCDIHTPPGSVRRLPALSHSEGEEEDEEEEEEGKGWSSEKVKKAKAKSRIKMKKARKILAEKRAAAPVVSVPCIPPHRLSKITNRLTIQRKSQFMQRLHSYWTLKRQSRNGVPLLRRLQTHLQSQRNCDQRDTEDKNWALKEQLKSWQRLRHDLERARLLVELIRKREKLKRETIKVQQVALEMQLTPFLILLRKTLEQLQEKDTGNIFSEPVPLSEVPDYLDHIKKPMDFQTMKQNLEAYRYLNFDDFEEDFNLIINNCLKYNAKDTIFYRAAIRLREQGGAVLRQARRQAEKMGIDFETGMHFPHCVTVEEAQVQDIEDDVRLLLSENQKHLPLEEQLKILLERLDEVSAGKQSIGRSRRAKMIKKEITVLRRKLAHPRDLGRDGLERHGSSARGVLQSHNPCEKDLQTDSAAEESSSQETGKGLGPNSSSTPAHEVGRRTSVLFSKKNPKTAGPPKRPGRPPKNRDSQIAPGHGNSPVGPPQLPIMGSSQRQRKRGRSPRPSSSSDSDSDKSTEDAPMDLPANGFSSGNQPVKKSFLVYRNDCNLPRSSSDSESSSSSSSSAASDRTSTTPSKQGRGKPSFSRVNFPEDSSEDTSGTENESYSVGTGRGVGHGMVRKGMGRGTGWLSEDEDSSLDALDLVWAKCRGYPSYPALIIDPKMPREGMFHHGVPIPVPPLEVLKLGEQMTQEAREHLYLVLFFDNKRTWQWLPRTKLVPLGVNQDLDKEKMLEGRKSNIRKSVQIAYHRAMQHRNKVQGEQSSDSSESD from the exons ATGGGCGTAGACTTCGACGTGAAGACCTTCTGCCACAACCTGCGGGCCACCAAGCCCCCCTACGAGTGTCCGGTGGGCACCTGCCGCAAGATCTACAAGAGCTACAGCGGGATCGAGTACCACCTCTACCACTATGACCACGAcaacccccccccgccccagcacaCTCCCCTGCGCAAGCACAAGAAGAAGGGGCGCCAGGCCCGCGCCGCTGACAAGCAGTCGCCCAGCCCCTCCGAGACCTCCCAGTCGCCGGGCCGCGAGGTGATGACCTACGCCCAGGCCCAGCGCATGGTGGAGGTGGACCTGCACGGCCGCGTCCATCGCATCAGCATCTTCGATAACCTCGATGTGGTGTCCGAGGACGAGGAAGTTCCCGAGGAGGTGCCTGAGAATGGGAGCAATAAGGAGAACACGGAGACCCAGAGCGTCCCACCCAAATCCGGCAAGCACAAGAACAAGGAGAAGCGCAAGGACTCCAACCACCATCACCACAACGCTTCGGCTGGCACCACCCCCAAGCTCCCCGAGGTGGTGTACCgagagctggagcaggacaCCCCCGATGCCCCACCTCGCCCCACCTCATACTACAG GTACATCGAGAAGTCGGCAGAGGAGCTAGATGAGGAGGTGGAGTACGACATGGATGAGGAAGATTACATCTGGCTGGACATCATGAATGAGCGGCGGAAGACCGAAGGCGTGAGTCCCATTCCCCAGGAGATATTTGAGTATCTGATGGACCGGCTAGAGAAGGAGTCCTACTTTGAGAGCCACAACAAAGGGGATCCAAATGCCTTGGTGGATGAGGATGCCGTCTGTTGCATTTGCAACGATGGGGAATGTCAGAACAGTAATGTCATCCTCTTCTGCGACATGTGCAACCTGGCTGTGCACCAGGAGTGCTACGGGGTGCCCTACATCCCGGAGGGACAGTGGCTATGCAGACGGTGCCTGCAGTCACCCTCACGAGCTGTGGACTGCGCCCTCTGCCCAAACAAGGGGGGGGCCTTCAAGCAGACAGATGATGGGCGCTGGGCACACGTGGTCTGTGCCCTCTGGATCCCAGAGGTGTGCTTTGCAAACACCGTCTTCCTGGAGCCCATCGACAGCATCGAGCACATCCCGCCCGCGCGCTGGAAGCTGACCTGTTACATTTGCAAGCAGCGCGGCTCTGGGGCTTGCATCCAGTGTCACAAAGCCAACTGCTACACTGCCTTCCATGTCACCTGCGCCCAGCAGGCCGGGCTCTACATGAAGATGGAGCCTGTCCGTGAGACGGGAGCCAATGGTACCTCCTTCAGTGTGCGCAAAACTGCCTACTGTGACATCCACACACCGCCGGGCTCTGTGCGCAGGCTTCCTGCCCTCTCTCACAgtgagggggaagaggaggacgaggaggaggaggaggaagggaagggctgGAGCTCTGAGAAAGTCAAAAAAGCGAAGGCCAAGTCTAGGATCAAGATGAAGAAGGCACGGAAGATCCTGGCAGAGAAACGAGCCGCAGCGCCTGTGGTTTCTGTGCCCTGCATCCCTCCGCACAG GCTCAGTAAGATTACAAACCGTTTAACCATCCAGAGGAAGAGCCAGTTCATGCAGAGGCTGCACAGCTACTGGACTCTGAAGAGGCAGTCCCGCAACGGTGTCCCTTTGCTCCGCCGCCTTCAGACACACTTGCAGTCACAAAGAAACTGTGACCAG AGAGATACTGAGGATAAGAACTGGGCCctgaaggagcagctgaagTCATGGCAGCGCCTCCGCCATGACCTAGAGCGTGCACGCTTGCTGGTGGAGCTGATACGCAAGCGAGAGAAGCTCAAGAGAGAGACG ATCAAAGTGCAGCAGGTGGCACTGGAAATGCAGCTGACCCCCTTCCTTATCCTCCTCCGCAAGACGcttgagcagctgcaggagaaagaCACAGGCAACATCTTCAGCGAGCCGGTCCCTCTGTCTGAG GTCCCAGACTACCTGGATCACATCAAGAAGCCAATGGATTTTCagacaatgaaacaaaacctggaAGCCTATCGCTATCTGAATTTCGACGACTTTGAGGAGGATTTCAACCTGATTATCAACAACTGTTTGAAATACAATGCCAAAGACACAATCTTCTACCGGGCAGCCATCCGTCTGCGGGAGCAGGGAGGCGCCGTTCTCCGGCAGGCTCGCCGGCAGGCGGAGAAGATGGGCATTGACTTTGAGACAGGCATGCACTTCCCCCACTGTGTAACGGTGGAAGAGGCTCAGGTCCAAGACATCGAGGACG ATGTGCGGCTGCTGCTCTCGGAGAATCAGAAGCACCTGCCTTTGGAGGAGCAGCTAAAGATCCTGCTGGAGCGACTGGATGAGGTCAGTGCTGGCAAGCAGAGCATAGGACGGTCCCGCCGGGCCAAGATGATCAAGAAGGAGATCACAGTCCTACGGCGGAAGCTCGCTCACCCGCGGGACCTGGGCCGAGATGGGCTGGAGCGGCACGGCTCCTCTGCCAGGGGAGTCCTGCAGTCACACAACCCCTGCGAGAAGGACCTGCAGACAGACAGTGCTGCagaagagagcagcagccaggagactGGCAAAG GTCTGGGTCCCAATTCTTCTTCCACCCCAGCACATGAAGTTGGCAGGAGGACATCAGTGCTCTTCTCCAAGAAGAACCCTAAAACTGCAGGCCCTCCAAAACGTCCAGGACGCCCCCCGAAGAATCGAGACAGCCAGATCGCTCCTGGGCATGGGAACAGCCCCGTTGGGCCCCCCCAGCTCCCGATAATGGGGTCCTCACAGCGACAGAGAAAGCGAGGCCGAAGCCCAcgccccagctccagctctgacAGTGACAGTGATAAATCCACTGAAGATGCTCCCATGG ACCTGCCAGCCAACGGTTTTAGCAGCGGGAACCAGCCAGTGAAGAAGAGCTTCCTGGTGTACCGCAACGACTGCAATCTTCCCCGGAGCAGCTCCGACTCGgagtccagcagcagcagcagcagcagtgctgcttcagACCGTACCAG CACAACGCCCTCcaagcagggcagagggaaacCCTCCTTCTCCCGAGTGAACTTCCCAGAGGACAGCAGCGAGGACACATCTGGGACAGAGAATGAGTCCTACTCCGTGGGCACAGGGCGAGGCGTGGGGCATGGCA TGGTGCGCAAGGGCATGGGGCGTGGCACGGGGTGGCTGTCTGAGGATGAGGATTCCTCCCTGGATGCCCTGGACCTGGTGTGGGCCAAGTGCCGGGGGTATCCCTCCTACCCAGCACTG ATCATCGACCCCAAGATGCCGCGGGAAGGCATGTTCCACCAtggtgtccccatccccgtgCCCCCCTTGGAGGTGCTGAAGCTGGGGGAGCAGATGACTCAGGAAGCACGCGAGCACCTCTACCTTGTCCTCTTCTTCGACAACAAGCGCACTTG gCAGTGGTTGCCCCGGACAAAGCTGGTGCCGCTGGGGGTGAACCAGGACCTGGACAAGGAGAAGATGCTGGAGGGCCGCAAGTCCAACATCCGCAAGTCGGTGCAGATCGCCTACCACCGCGCCATGCAGCACCGCAACAAGGTGCAGGGCGAGCAGAGCAGCGACTCCAGCGAGAGCGACTGA